The genomic DNA AGCCGCATTACATAAAGAGATCGACCTGATACTGCCTTTACTCGACAAGAAACGTAAAGTCTCGCAGATCCATTACGGCGGAGGAACCCCGACATTTCTTCCGGCTCTTGAGCTGAAAGAGTTGAACGCACATGTTTCAGATACGTTCGAATTGATTGAAAACCCGGAAAAAGCAATCGAATGTCATCCTGGCTGGATGACAGGACAGGATTGGGAGAAACTGGCAACCGCGGGATTCAACCGGTTTAGCATCGGCATCCAAGACTTCAACAAACAAGTCCTGCAAACCGTACACAGGCAAACCCCGCTACTGCAACCGGAAGAAATCGTAACGATCCTGCGCTCATACGGAGTACGCATCAACATGGATTTCCTCTACGGCTTGCCCCACCAGACGGAAGCGAGTTTTGCCGAAACGATCGAAAAAGCCGTTTCCCTGAAACCGGACCGGCTCGTCACCTTTTCGTATGCGCATGTGCCCTGGGCTTTCCCCCGGCAGAAGGTATTGGAAAAAACCGGACTGCCTTCGGGCGACGAGAAGAGCCGGATGTTCGAAGCGGCCCGCAAAATCTTATGCGAAGCGGACTACCAGCCGATCGGGCTAGATCATTTCGTCCGCAAAGACGACGAGTTATACACAGCTTTGCTGAACGGACAACTACATCGCAATTTCCAGGGATATTGCACGCGCCGCACAACCGGTCAGGTCTATGCTTTCGGCGTGACCGGGATCAGCCAGCTCGGAACGGCTTACGCCCAGAACACAAAAGACATCATGGAGTATATCGAGAAAGTCGAAGCCGGCATCTTGCCTGTCGCCAAAGGATATCTCCTAAGCCGGGAGGAACAGATCACACGGGAGGCAATCGAAATGTTGATGTGCAACTACCGGATCGACTGGAACGAACTGTCGGAACAGCTTTCCGTCCCCGCCCGCTCCATCAAGCAGGCAACCGCCTATGACGAAGCCTGTCTACGCGAATTTGCAGAGGACGGATTGGTCGAGTTTGACGAAAATCAAATCAGGATGACACCTGAAGGCAGGCTTTTCGTCCGAAACGTAGCGGCTTCGCTGGACAAGCTGATGCTCGGAACAAATAAATCATTTTCTAAACCGGTATGACGAAATGGAACCCCAACAGACTGATATTTTGATTATCGGCGCCGGACTGACCGGATTGACAACCGGCTTCTGGTTGACCCGCGCCGGAAAAGACATTCATATTCTCGAAAAGGCTGATCGTGTCGGAGGACAAATCCATACGTTCCGCGAAAAGGATTTTGTCTACGAAAGCGGCCCCAATACAGGTGTAGTCTCCTATCCCGAAGTCGCCGAACTATTCGAAGCCCTCTCCCCAGCCTGTGCACTGGAGACTGCCCGCGAAGAATCCAAGCGCCGGCTGATCTGGAAAGGGAACCGGTTCCGGGCTCTCCCGTCCGGACTGTTCAGTGCGGTCACGACTCCTCTGTTCACGCTTGGCGACAAGTTCCGTATCCTCGGAGAGCCGTTTCGGGCAAAAGGCAATAACCCGGATGAATCTGTCGGCGAGTTAGCTGCCCGCCGCCTGGGTAAATCGTTCCTACACTATGCGGTAGACCCGTTTCTG from Parabacteroides merdae ATCC 43184 includes the following:
- the hemN gene encoding oxygen-independent coproporphyrinogen III oxidase gives rise to the protein MKQELLDKYNVPVPRYTSYPPANYFHDGFTSRDYADAIRESNRQQPESVSFYFHIPFCQRLCHYCGCNSYAAPKPEIIDRYVAALHKEIDLILPLLDKKRKVSQIHYGGGTPTFLPALELKELNAHVSDTFELIENPEKAIECHPGWMTGQDWEKLATAGFNRFSIGIQDFNKQVLQTVHRQTPLLQPEEIVTILRSYGVRINMDFLYGLPHQTEASFAETIEKAVSLKPDRLVTFSYAHVPWAFPRQKVLEKTGLPSGDEKSRMFEAARKILCEADYQPIGLDHFVRKDDELYTALLNGQLHRNFQGYCTRRTTGQVYAFGVTGISQLGTAYAQNTKDIMEYIEKVEAGILPVAKGYLLSREEQITREAIEMLMCNYRIDWNELSEQLSVPARSIKQATAYDEACLREFAEDGLVEFDENQIRMTPEGRLFVRNVAASLDKLMLGTNKSFSKPV